The region TGGTGTAGAACACGAAGCCGTCCTCGTCGAAGCCCTTCAGCAGCACCATGCGGACGTTCGGCAGCCCGGTCTCGTCCACGGTCGCGAGCGCCATGGCGTTGGGGTCGTTCGGCTCCGAGGCCTCGGCTTCCGCCAGCCAGGTCCTGAAGAGGGCGAAGGGCTCTTCCGATTCAGTGAAGTCACCGGATGTTAACGGGTTCAATGGTTATCTCGTGCTGTGACTTTTGGTTCTGGGGGATCCGACGCGTGACGTGGATCAATGCGCGCCGTTATAGATCAGATGTTGTCCGGAGCGAAGCCATGAAGCTGTTGGTCGTCGGCCTTTTGGCCCTGTCCACGAGCGCATGCAGCTTCTCCTTCGGCCTTTCCGCTCTCGATGACGAGGAGCCGAAATCCACCGGCACCGTCACGGCGCGGGCGGACACCCCCCTGTCCGCCGATCTCGACCAGGAGGATTGGCGTCGGGCCAAGGCGGCGCTCGCCGTCGCCCTCGATCCGCAGGGCCCCGGCACCCAGGTGTCCTGGGACAATCCCGCCACCAGCATGAAAGGCACCTTCACGCCCATGGGCGCGCCTTTCGTGAAGAACGACGAGATTTGCCGCAGCTTCTCGGCCCATCTGAGCGGTCCCTCGGCTTCCTCCCTGCACGGCACCGCCTGCCGGCCCTCCGGGGGCGACTGGGCGATCAAGGACATCAAGCCCCTCAAAGCCCCGGCCAAGGCCTAGAGCCTCGGACGTGACATCGAACTCACGTCCGAAGCTCTCACGGATGGATTTGACGCATCTTTCCACGCAAAACCGGTTCCCACTTTTGCGTTCGATGCTTGTCTTATGATTTTCCTGTCCTGATCGAGCAAGATGAGGACACCGCCAGCGAGTCGCGAGCTCGCTGGCGGTGGGAGGGGACGGGTCGTTCCGATGCAGACCGGTGCGGGTCGAGCTAGAGTCGGACCGCCCCTCTCTTTTCCTCGTGGCCTGAACGGATACCCGGGCGTGATGGCCCGTATGACAAGCCAAGGACGCGGAAAAGATGCATCATCCTATACCACAGACCGCCGGCATCGACATTGCCAAAGATCAGCTCGATGTTTGTCTCTATCCCGATGGAGCCACGCGCCGCTTCCCCAACGACGCCAAGGGTCATCGCGCCCTCATCGCCTGGCTGGCCGCGTACTCCATTCAGCGCGTGGTCTTCGAGCCAACCGGCGCGTATCACCGCGTGCTGGAGCGCAGCCTTGCCAGTGCCGACCTGCCGCTGGCGAAGATCAATCCCCGCCACGCCCGCCGCTTCGCCCAAGCCTTAGGTCAGCTTGCCAAAACCGATCGGCTCGATGCGGCGCTGCTGGCACGCTTTGGAGCTCTGCTCGAGCCTCCGACCCGGCCTGTGCTCAGCCCCACGCTGGAGGCCATGAAGGAACTGTTGGTCGCCCGCCAGGCCTTGATCAAGGATCGCACCGCTGCTCTCAACCGGCAGAAGGTGGTCGGCTCTCCCTTGTTGCGGCGTCAGCTCGAACAGCGGCTGCGCCAAGTTGCCCGCCACCTGGCTGCGATCGACGCCCAGCTTCACAGCTTGTGTCTGGGTGATGCGGATCTCACCCCGCGCCTGGCGATTCTCATGAGCATTCCTGGCATTGCTCAAGCCACTGCCTTGAGCCTGCTCGTCGAGATGCCTGAACTCGGCAGCCTCGATCAGAGCCAGGTGGCCAGCCTCGCCGGCTTGGCTCCGGTGGCGCGCGACAGCGGGGCTTCCCGCGGGCGCCGCACGATCCGGGGCGGCCGCGCCCATCTGCGTCAGGCGCTGTACATGCCGGCGCTGGTTGCGGCCCGCTTCAACCCGGATCTGAAAGCTAAGTACCAAGCCCTGCGCGCGGCGGGCAAGCCGGTGAAAGTCGCCCTGACGGCCATCATGCGAAAGCTCATCATCCTGGCCAATGCGCTCTTGCGAGATCAGCGAAACTGGTCTCCAAAACCCGCTTGATCAATACGGATACTCTAGCTCTTACGGGCAATGGCGTTGCAAAGGCGCAACACTTCGACCATATGACCGTCAAACCCGTTGAGCTTTCAGGCTCTCACTCCGACGGTTCATGGAATCCACAATGCGAAACCCCTACGACGTTCTAGGCGTATCCCGCTCGGCGAGCGAAGCGGAGATCAAGAAGGCGTTCCGCAAGCTCGCCAAGACCTATCATCCCGACAGCAACAAGGACGACCCCAAGGCGAAGGACAAGTTCGCCGAGGCGAACGCCGCCTACGAGATCCTCGGCGATTCCGGAAAGCGCGCCCAGTTCGACCGCGGCGAGATCGACGCCGAGGGCAAGCCGCGCTTCCAGGGGTTCGAGGGCTTTGGCGGCGGGCGCGGCGGGGCGCGGCCGGAGGATTTTTCCGGCTTCAGCGGCTTTTCCGGC is a window of Microvirga lotononidis DNA encoding:
- a CDS encoding IS110 family RNA-guided transposase, whose product is MHHPIPQTAGIDIAKDQLDVCLYPDGATRRFPNDAKGHRALIAWLAAYSIQRVVFEPTGAYHRVLERSLASADLPLAKINPRHARRFAQALGQLAKTDRLDAALLARFGALLEPPTRPVLSPTLEAMKELLVARQALIKDRTAALNRQKVVGSPLLRRQLEQRLRQVARHLAAIDAQLHSLCLGDADLTPRLAILMSIPGIAQATALSLLVEMPELGSLDQSQVASLAGLAPVARDSGASRGRRTIRGGRAHLRQALYMPALVAARFNPDLKAKYQALRAAGKPVKVALTAIMRKLIILANALLRDQRNWSPKPA
- a CDS encoding RT0821/Lpp0805 family surface protein, which gives rise to MKLLVVGLLALSTSACSFSFGLSALDDEEPKSTGTVTARADTPLSADLDQEDWRRAKAALAVALDPQGPGTQVSWDNPATSMKGTFTPMGAPFVKNDEICRSFSAHLSGPSASSLHGTACRPSGGDWAIKDIKPLKAPAKA